The genomic segment TTGAAGATTCAGTTGTTGGATATGACTCTCGTTGGCGTGATCTTTCTGATTCTTATGATCTTGATGGGCATCCAGTGGGTATTTATACCTCTCAAGAATCTGATGTGCGTGATCTGCGGGTGATGGATCTGGGCGATGCTCGCGTGATGGTTTCTGGAGCAGCAACAGATGAGGAGTTCAATGAACTTCTGAGTGCTGTTGCCGCTACGCAGCCACTGCCAACCAACTAATTTAGAGATGCTTTTCGACGCAAACCCAAGGCGATAATCGCCAGGATTAAGCCGAATGAAGTCATGAGGCCTCCAACTATTCCAACGGATGCGAGTCCTAAGGAAGTGGAAATAGTCGCACCGGCTAACCAGGCAGCGATCGCGTTTCCTAAGTTGAACGCTCCAATGTTGAGTGAAGACGCCAGCGTTGGGGCGCCGGAGGCATATTCGAGGACCACTGATTGTAGGGGTGCAATGGTGGCCATGCCGAAGAATCCTATAAAGAAGACTGTGGCTAGCGACAGTAAAGAACTATGGGCAGTGAATGTCAGTGCGAATAGTGAGATTGCTAGAAGAAGCAGCATTCCGAGCACTGTGTGCATTAGTGAGCGATCTATGAGCTTTCCACCTGTCCAGTTTCCTGTGAACATGCCAATTCCGACGATGATCAAAATCCAGCTCATGGAGTTTTCGGAGAAGCCGGCTACCTCGGTCATGATGGGGGTGAGGAAGGTGAGTGCTGCAAAGACGCCACCAAATCCGAATAAGGTCATTAGTAAGGCAAGAATTACTTGTGGGTGACGCAGTGCCTTGATTTCTCGCTTGATGTTGACATCTTTGGGCGAGTGTAGATGTGGAATGAATAAGGCGATCGCCGCGGTTGTGAACGCGCTAAGGGCTGCGATAATAAGGAATGTAGTGCGCCAATTTGTTACTGTGCCGATCCATGTTCCGATTGGGACACCGATGAGGTTGGCCAGGGAAATTCCGCTGAACATATAGGCTACGGCGGCGCCTCGTTGGCCAGGTGCTGCGAGCTCCGCGGCTACAACGGTGCCGATTCCGAAGAATGCGCCGTGGGTGAACGAAGTGATGACGCGTCCCAGGATAAGAAGGGCGAAGTTGGGTGCTAGGGCGGAGAGGAGGTTGCCGGCAATAAGCAGCATCGTTAAAAAGAGCAGCATCTGCTTTCGGGGGCGCCTGATGCTGAGCAGTGTCATGATTGGGGCGCCTATCGTGGCTCCGGCTGCGTAGGAAGAAATTACCCAACCAGTAACGGGGATGGAGGTTTCAAAGGTGTGCGCAATTTGGGGGAGGAGTCCGACTGGAACGAATTCAGTGACCCCTACAGCGAATACGCCTAATGCTAGAGCGGTGAGTTGAATGGATTTACTTGCAGGCGCGTTATATTCGCTCATGCAAGGAGAATTTAGTTGCAGGCGCGTGATATTGCAAGTGTTAGTATTATTGAAGAAGATTTGAGGAGGTGAGCCATGACAAAGATGGAAACCGGACTTGCGCAACGGTGGTGTGCGCTCAAAGTTATCCATGACCGGATTGAGACTCATGTAGAAAAGGATTTACAGGCACACCACGGAATCAGTGTGCGGGAGTTCTCATTGCTCAGAGTGTTGAGCCGGCAACATGATGGGGAAGATGGTCACCTCACCATGGCGGCACTTGCTAAGTCTGTGGCACTAAGTCAAAGTGCAACGACTCGGTTGGTCTCGCGATTAGAGGAGCGCGGACTGCTCACAAGGTATATTTGCGCGACGGATCGTCGCGGAATCTATACCGATATCACCACTTTTGGCAGTGAATTGCTGGAGGACGCAACACCAACAAATGATGCGTCCTTGGAAGTAGTGTTAAATATTTTGCGCGATGAACCCGAATTAACACCGTTCATCGCGGTTATGGAGTCCTAAAAGGAGCCGTCGATAAGCGTTATTCTGCGGTCTTTAAGGCTTGCTCGACGCGCGCTGAGGCGCCGGCGAGATGCTCTTCGCAGCGCTTGGCTAGGGCTTCGCCACGCTCCCAGTATTTGAGAGATTCATCGAGGCCCATTTGGCCGAGCTCCAAAATTTTAACAATTTCCACGAGCTCATCGCGGGCGCGTTCGTAGGAAAGCTGTGCAACAGATTCAAAAGAGTCGTTGCCGCTGCCGGAACCAATAATATCTGGATTGGTCATTTTAATATCTCCTAAATTATTAGTTTGCTTGCTGGACGCCCATGGACGCTGCGGTGATGGAGCCGTCTGCAACGCGGATGCGTAGCTGGCTGCCGGGAGGGGACTGCTCAATAGTGGTCACAACTTCAGCTGGACTACCGTCGCGGGGCAGTACCTGAACCACGGAATAGCCGCGGGCCAATGTTGCTGAAGGTCCCAGCGCAGCAACCTGGGCGCGCAAGGAGGTAACCATGGCTTGTTCGGTGCGCACAAGATGCGTGACATCGCGCCTAATCAAGTTCACGGCCTGGTTTATTTCTTCACGTCGGCGATTAATCGGAGTCATCGGATCAGAAAGTACGGGCCGAGACCGGATCGCGGTGAGCGCTTGCTGCTCTCGCTGCACCCAACCACGCAATGCAGCAGCACTTCGGCCACGAAGCTGTGCGATCAGCAGGCGTTCTTCTGCAACATCAGGGACTACCCGTTTCGCAGCATCCGTAGGAGTGGCAGCGCGCAGATCCGCCACATTATCTAGCACTGGCGTATCAGGTTCATGACCAATGGCGGATACCACTGGAGTCTGGGTTGCCGCTACGGCACGCTGCAGAGCTTCCTCAGAGAAAGGAAGTAGATCCTCCACAGAACCACCACCACGGGCAATGATGATGACATCAACGCGCGGATCTTGATCCAGGATGCGTAGCGCATCGATAATTTCCGGAACAGCAGATGCACCTTGGACCGCAGTGTTGATGACCTCAAATTGGACCTCAGGCCAACGATCCTGCGCCACACTCAATACATCGCGCTCTGCAGCAGAACCACGGCCAGTGATCAGACCAACACGATTGGGAAGGAAAGGTAAGCGCTTTTTGCGAGAAGGATCAAATAGTCCCTCTGCAGCAAGTTTCTTACGCAGCTCTTCAATACGTGCAAGCAGCTCACCGATACCCACTGGGCGGATATCGGTTACCCAGAGAGAAAAGGTGCCACGGCCAGCAAAAAATGCTGGTTTGCCGTACACAATTACTCGATCGCCATCTTTTAGCGGGGTAGGACGATTGCGGATGATATCGGTTGGGCACGTCAGCTGCACGGAAACTTCTTGTTCAACATCACGCAAAGTGAGATAAGAAAGCTTCCAATTCGGCTTGACATTGATTTGAGCTAATTGTCCTTCCACCCAGAGGTGGCCCAGCCGTTCAATCCATTGTTTAACTTGG from the Corynebacterium crudilactis genome contains:
- the xseA gene encoding exodeoxyribonuclease VII large subunit, yielding MPSAKSTPEAPWPVREVNTQVKQWIERLGHLWVEGQLAQINVKPNWKLSYLTLRDVEQEVSVQLTCPTDIIRNRPTPLKDGDRVIVYGKPAFFAGRGTFSLWVTDIRPVGIGELLARIEELRKKLAAEGLFDPSRKKRLPFLPNRVGLITGRGSAAERDVLSVAQDRWPEVQFEVINTAVQGASAVPEIIDALRILDQDPRVDVIIIARGGGSVEDLLPFSEEALQRAVAATQTPVVSAIGHEPDTPVLDNVADLRAATPTDAAKRVVPDVAEERLLIAQLRGRSAAALRGWVQREQQALTAIRSRPVLSDPMTPINRRREEINQAVNLIRRDVTHLVRTEQAMVTSLRAQVAALGPSATLARGYSVVQVLPRDGSPAEVVTTIEQSPPGSQLRIRVADGSITAASMGVQQAN
- a CDS encoding MFS transporter, with the protein product MSEYNAPASKSIQLTALALGVFAVGVTEFVPVGLLPQIAHTFETSIPVTGWVISSYAAGATIGAPIMTLLSIRRPRKQMLLFLTMLLIAGNLLSALAPNFALLILGRVITSFTHGAFFGIGTVVAAELAAPGQRGAAVAYMFSGISLANLIGVPIGTWIGTVTNWRTTFLIIAALSAFTTAAIALFIPHLHSPKDVNIKREIKALRHPQVILALLMTLFGFGGVFAALTFLTPIMTEVAGFSENSMSWILIIVGIGMFTGNWTGGKLIDRSLMHTVLGMLLLLAISLFALTFTAHSSLLSLATVFFIGFFGMATIAPLQSVVLEYASGAPTLASSLNIGAFNLGNAIAAWLAGATISTSLGLASVGIVGGLMTSFGLILAIIALGLRRKASLN
- a CDS encoding exodeoxyribonuclease VII small subunit; the encoded protein is MTNPDIIGSGSGNDSFESVAQLSYERARDELVEIVKILELGQMGLDESLKYWERGEALAKRCEEHLAGASARVEQALKTAE
- a CDS encoding MarR family winged helix-turn-helix transcriptional regulator; protein product: MTKMETGLAQRWCALKVIHDRIETHVEKDLQAHHGISVREFSLLRVLSRQHDGEDGHLTMAALAKSVALSQSATTRLVSRLEERGLLTRYICATDRRGIYTDITTFGSELLEDATPTNDASLEVVLNILRDEPELTPFIAVMES